The Egibacteraceae bacterium genome includes the window GCCCCATGTCGAGGCTCGCCCGAGCCGAGTAGAAGCTGCCGCCGTAGACCATCTCCTTGGCCTTCTGCACGCCGACGAGGCGGGTCAGGCGCTGCGTGCCTCCCCCACCGGGAATGAGCCCGAGCAGGACCTCGGGCTGCCCGAGACGGGCGTCGTCGGCCGCGTAGCGGAAGTCTGCGGTGAGCGCGAGCTCGCAGCCGCCCCCGAGCGCGTAGCCGTTGATGGCGGCGATCGTCACCTGCGGCAGGCGGGCGAGGGCGCTGAACGCGTCCTGGAGCCCACCCGCGGCGGCCAGACCCTCCCGGAGGCCCCAGCCGCGCATAGCCTTGATGTCGGCGCCCGCGGCGAACACCTTCGGCCCGCCCCAGACGACCACGGCGGCAACGTCCCCGTCGGCGGCCAGCGCCCGTGCCGCCGCGCTGAGCTCATCCCACACCCCGCGGTCGATGGCGTTGACCGGGGGGCGATCGAGCCGCAAAGTCGCCACCCCCGCTCCGT containing:
- a CDS encoding enoyl-CoA hydratase/isomerase family protein — protein: MADFVTITTDGAGVATLRLDRPPVNAIDRGVWDELSAAARALAADGDVAAVVVWGGPKVFAAGADIKAMRGWGLREGLAAAGGLQDAFSALARLPQVTIAAINGYALGGGCELALTADFRYAADDARLGQPEVLLGLIPGGGGTQRLTRLVGVQKAKEMVYGGSFYSARASLDMGLVDRVVAPSEVYDAAVEAARRYAAGPYALRLAKRAIDEAGQMTLDAALRLETSLFASCFTTADARTGMASFLEQGPGRATFTRT